Proteins found in one Fundidesulfovibrio terrae genomic segment:
- a CDS encoding cyclic nucleotide-binding domain-containing protein produces the protein MKTPEVGDKSKIFHKGQVIYKEGQSSNEAYIIKQGAVGLYRLTGNKRVNLGILRPGQIFGEMGVITEEKRTASAEALDYTEVIVLDQTLLHTLLLKSPRPIQIITTYLVERVRALNSRVSDRPSANIFASACNVMLLAWKAAAKAAPKNEAAQISTVELSKTIKDILLISQVEIDEIFDKLEKVHIITILDIKGTYFRKDPLLGTMKKSSEFVKERLLSIPDVDRFASVVKNMAKDNQDHCGTEMEFLDLDDFAREVQAQPETLLKKIAYGEFPENVFFFHKASALAFAAKKGPEFFQRAKRPRLKVEDLETVDDIVSVDNATLDEALSKLGFYKVSVLAAMAGEDARKKIFHNLSKKIATVVKEEMERMGEPDPGEASDVEDELISCIRTMKGLNG, from the coding sequence ATGAAGACACCGGAAGTGGGAGACAAGAGCAAGATCTTCCACAAGGGCCAGGTCATCTACAAGGAAGGCCAGTCCAGCAACGAAGCCTACATCATCAAGCAGGGGGCCGTCGGCCTCTACAGGCTCACCGGCAACAAGAGAGTCAACCTGGGCATCCTGCGCCCGGGACAGATTTTCGGCGAGATGGGCGTCATCACCGAGGAGAAGCGAACCGCCTCGGCCGAGGCCCTGGACTACACCGAGGTCATCGTCCTCGACCAGACGCTCCTGCACACCCTGCTGCTCAAAAGCCCGCGCCCCATCCAGATCATCACCACCTACCTGGTGGAGCGCGTGCGCGCCCTCAACTCCCGCGTGTCCGACCGGCCCAGCGCCAACATCTTCGCCTCGGCCTGCAACGTGATGCTGCTGGCCTGGAAAGCGGCCGCCAAGGCAGCTCCCAAGAACGAGGCCGCGCAGATATCCACGGTGGAGCTTTCCAAGACCATCAAGGACATCCTGCTCATCTCCCAGGTGGAGATCGACGAGATATTCGACAAGCTGGAGAAGGTGCACATCATCACCATCCTGGACATCAAGGGCACCTACTTCCGCAAGGATCCCCTGCTCGGCACCATGAAGAAGTCCAGCGAGTTCGTGAAGGAGCGTCTGCTCTCCATCCCGGACGTGGACCGCTTCGCCAGCGTGGTCAAGAACATGGCCAAGGACAACCAGGACCACTGCGGCACCGAGATGGAATTCCTCGACCTGGACGACTTCGCCAGGGAGGTCCAGGCCCAGCCGGAAACCCTGCTGAAAAAGATCGCCTACGGGGAGTTTCCCGAGAACGTCTTCTTCTTCCACAAGGCGTCCGCCCTGGCCTTCGCGGCCAAGAAAGGCCCCGAGTTCTTCCAGCGCGCCAAGCGCCCCCGCCTCAAGGTCGAAGACCTGGAAACCGTGGACGACATCGTGTCCGTGGACAACGCCACCCTGGACGAGGCCCTTTCCAAGCTGGGGTTCTACAAGGTGTCGGTGCTGGCGGCCATGGCGGGAGAGGACGCGCGCAAGAAGATATTCCACAATCTTTCCAAAAAGATAGCCACCGTGGTCAAGGAAGAGATGGAGCGCATGGGGGAACCTGACCCAGGCGAAGCCTCCGACGTGGAAGACGAGCTCATCTCCTGCATCAGGACCATGAAGGGGCTTAACGGGTGA
- a CDS encoding motility protein A: MNIATVIGFVAGVIILGTATFFATDSARVFINLPGLAIVLGGTLASTFICFPLKEVTRVFNIFLTALKREELPIGNYIESIVQIAREASARGKVHLERALPGIENEFLQNALQMLVDGYSRDEIKEILETRIEQTYQQEISSAGIYRTMAKLSPAYGLIGTLIGFIGLMQAMGGGGLAALGQHMAVALTTTLYGILLSNLIFLPIAVKVEKRIEERVLLMCVIRDGVLFIKDKAPAAIVLDKLKAYLPPRRWASIGTKS, translated from the coding sequence GTGAACATAGCAACGGTCATCGGTTTCGTCGCGGGCGTCATCATCCTGGGCACGGCGACGTTCTTCGCCACGGACTCGGCCCGGGTGTTCATCAACCTGCCGGGGCTGGCCATCGTCCTGGGGGGCACCCTGGCCTCCACCTTCATCTGTTTCCCGCTCAAGGAAGTCACCCGGGTCTTCAACATCTTCCTCACGGCCCTGAAGCGCGAGGAACTGCCCATCGGCAACTACATCGAATCCATCGTGCAGATCGCCCGCGAAGCCTCGGCCAGGGGCAAGGTGCACCTGGAGCGGGCGCTCCCCGGCATCGAGAACGAATTTCTGCAGAACGCCCTGCAGATGCTGGTGGACGGCTACTCCCGCGACGAGATCAAGGAAATCCTCGAAACGCGCATCGAGCAGACCTATCAGCAGGAGATATCCTCGGCGGGCATCTACCGCACCATGGCCAAGCTCTCGCCCGCCTACGGGCTCATCGGCACGCTCATCGGCTTCATCGGCCTGATGCAGGCCATGGGCGGCGGCGGGCTGGCGGCGCTGGGGCAGCACATGGCCGTGGCCCTCACCACCACCCTGTACGGCATCCTGCTCTCCAACCTGATCTTTCTGCCCATCGCGGTGAAGGTGGAAAAACGCATCGAGGAGCGGGTGCTGCTCATGTGCGTGATCCGCGACGGGGTGCTCTTCATCAAGGACAAGGCCCCGGCGGCCATCGTGCTGGACAAGCTCAAGGCGTACCTGCCCCCGAGGCGCTGGGCCTCCATCGGGACGAAGTCCTAG